From a region of the Lactuca sativa cultivar Salinas chromosome 4, Lsat_Salinas_v11, whole genome shotgun sequence genome:
- the LOC111889869 gene encoding uncharacterized protein LOC111889869, with translation MKMGAFWGTRVMELVKKHDSGGLVWKRIKLTTTRKANAKKRILRVWQNEAVLRACSEVPPSNPNSEGAKKP, from the exons ATGAAGATGGGAGCGTTTTGGGGGACGCGAGTCATGGAATTAGTGAAGAAGCACGATTCAGGAGGCCTCGTCTGGAAGAGAATCAAGCTCACTACTACCCGTAAAGCCAACGCCAAGAAGCGTATTCTTCGAGTCTGGCAG aatgAGGCTGTGTTAAGGGCGTGCTCAGAGGTACCACCTTCAAACCCAAATTCTGAAGGTGCAAAGAAGCCTTGA